The Urbifossiella limnaea genome has a window encoding:
- a CDS encoding HAD family hydrolase, with the protein MIRAAIWDVDGTLVDTAEIHFAAWQAFAAAHGFAFTRADFAATFGKRNPEIVRQLFDHDADDARCAEWGEEKERLYRDATDRAGVTLLPGVGALVEGLAAAGWLQGLGSSAPRANLDLILRHTGTAGRFTAVVSGDDVTRGKPDPEVFLKAAALLGVEPARCVVFEDAPSGVAAAKAAGMACVGVTFVGHHPPERLRDAGAELVVPSLDAVTLEVVEGLLR; encoded by the coding sequence ATGATCCGCGCCGCGATCTGGGACGTGGACGGCACCCTGGTCGATACCGCCGAGATTCACTTCGCGGCGTGGCAGGCGTTCGCCGCGGCGCACGGGTTCGCGTTCACCCGCGCCGACTTCGCCGCCACGTTCGGGAAGCGCAACCCGGAAATCGTCCGCCAGCTGTTCGACCACGATGCGGATGATGCGCGCTGCGCCGAGTGGGGCGAGGAGAAGGAGCGCCTCTACCGCGACGCCACTGACCGCGCCGGCGTCACTCTGCTGCCCGGCGTCGGGGCGCTGGTGGAAGGCTTGGCCGCGGCGGGTTGGCTACAAGGGCTCGGCTCCAGCGCCCCGCGCGCGAACCTCGACCTGATCCTGCGCCACACCGGCACCGCGGGCCGCTTCACCGCGGTCGTCTCCGGCGACGACGTGACGCGCGGCAAGCCGGACCCCGAGGTGTTCCTGAAGGCGGCGGCGTTGCTCGGCGTGGAACCGGCGCGGTGCGTGGTGTTCGAGGACGCGCCGTCGGGCGTGGCGGCGGCGAAGGCGGCGGGGATGGCGTGCGTGGGGGTGACGTTTGTGGGGCACCACCCGCCGGAGCGGCTGCGGGACGCGGGGGCGGAACTGGTGGTGCCGTCACTCGACGCGGTGACGCTGGAAGTGGTGGAGGGGTTGCTCCGATGA
- a CDS encoding BaiN/RdsA family NAD(P)/FAD-dependent oxidoreductase: MGAEWDAVVIGAGAAGLVAAAHAAERGRRVLLLEKGRKPGVKILMSGGTRCNITHDCDARGIIEAFGPNGKFLHSALAALGPREVVALFEAEGVATKVEDTGKVFPVSDRAVDVLDALLTRLRRSGAALATSEAVTGIAAQPEGGFRIVTATRTLTAEKVLITTGGKSYPGCGTTGDGYGFAAAFGHTVTATRPALVPLTVQPAWVAELRGITLPDVTLKVTENGKVLTSRRGSTLFAHFGLTGPAPLDVSRSVSGHASPASLVLEVDLLPAEPEAHFDEYLRAESLASGKKQLAGVLAEKLPRRVCDQLLALCGMPAERKAAALSKPDRQALVASVKRLRIPLRGTLGFEKAEVTAGGVSLGEVDSRTMQSKRQPGLYLAGEVLDLDGWIGGYNFQSAWSTGWLAGRNL; the protein is encoded by the coding sequence ATGGGCGCGGAGTGGGATGCGGTCGTGATCGGGGCCGGCGCGGCGGGGCTGGTGGCCGCGGCGCACGCCGCCGAGCGCGGGCGGCGCGTCCTGCTGCTGGAGAAGGGGCGCAAGCCCGGCGTGAAAATATTGATGAGCGGCGGCACCCGCTGCAACATCACCCACGACTGCGACGCCCGCGGCATCATCGAGGCGTTCGGCCCCAACGGCAAGTTCCTGCATTCCGCGCTCGCCGCGCTCGGGCCGCGCGAGGTGGTCGCGCTGTTCGAGGCCGAGGGCGTCGCCACGAAGGTCGAGGACACGGGCAAGGTCTTCCCCGTCAGCGACCGCGCCGTCGACGTACTGGACGCGCTGCTGACCCGGCTGCGCCGCTCGGGCGCTGCTCTCGCTACCAGCGAGGCCGTGACCGGCATCGCGGCGCAGCCCGAGGGTGGCTTCCGCATCGTCACGGCAACTCGCACGCTGACCGCGGAGAAGGTGCTCATCACGACCGGCGGGAAGTCGTACCCCGGGTGCGGCACGACCGGCGACGGGTACGGCTTCGCGGCGGCGTTCGGCCACACCGTCACCGCGACGCGGCCGGCGCTTGTGCCGCTGACCGTGCAGCCCGCCTGGGTCGCCGAACTCCGCGGCATCACACTCCCCGACGTGACGCTGAAAGTGACCGAGAACGGCAAGGTGCTCACCTCGCGCCGCGGATCGACACTGTTCGCGCACTTCGGCCTCACCGGCCCCGCGCCGCTCGACGTGAGCCGCTCCGTCAGCGGGCACGCTTCGCCGGCGTCGCTCGTTCTCGAAGTCGATCTGCTGCCGGCCGAGCCGGAGGCGCACTTCGACGAGTACCTGCGGGCCGAGTCGCTGGCGTCGGGCAAGAAGCAACTCGCGGGCGTGCTGGCCGAAAAGCTGCCGCGGCGGGTGTGCGACCAGCTGCTGGCGCTGTGCGGGATGCCGGCCGAGCGCAAGGCCGCGGCGCTGAGCAAGCCCGACCGGCAGGCGCTCGTCGCATCGGTGAAGCGGTTGCGCATCCCCCTTCGCGGCACGCTCGGGTTCGAGAAGGCCGAGGTGACGGCCGGCGGCGTGAGTCTCGGCGAGGTCGATTCGCGGACGATGCAGAGCAAGCGACAACCGGGCCTGTACCTGGCCGGCGAGGTGCTCGACCTCGACGGCTGGATCGGCGGGTACAACTTCCAGTCCGCGTGGAGCACCGGCTGGCTCGCCGGGCGGAACCTGTAG
- a CDS encoding PQQ-dependent sugar dehydrogenase: MTRPLLLAALLLGPAAPALAQQPRPIAEGMKNPESVVVLPDGKTFVTEIGEFGKDGDGKVSQVVNGKVTPFVGGLDDPKGIAFFAKWLFVTDNTRVLRIDVASKKLDIFAPANAFPVQPQFLNDIVVDPESGMVYVSDSGDRKGGGGAVYRITPQGLVSTVVNTDTLKGLNIPNGLAMDGASNLILADFGAGNLYRVKLSTGASEKIADGIDGADGLAWDYFGRLFVSSWKAGTVHVIPKPGDAPVLLAKGFDSAADVCMSADRKEILVPDMKAGKLLALKAEVPGAPVDESPAPAAFQPAFPDLKFTGWEPVSDTGKANQLRLILLTHAGDGSNRLFVPTQQGVIHVFPNDPAAAKQTKVFLDITDRVKYADNTNEEGFLGLAFPPNYKQSGEFFVFYTPKGGKMRNIVSRFRVSKDDPNRADPASEEILLTFEKPFWNHDGGTICFGPDGMLYVFHGDGGAGNDLHDNAQNLKSVLGKILRIDITKKDAGLPYAIPADNPFVGKADARGEVWAYGLRNVWRMGFDRKTGELWAADVGQNLYEEINIIKKGGNYGWNRREAFHPFGGRGVGNNKDMIDPVWEYHHDIGKSITGGTVYRGTKAPELDGHYLYADYVSGRVWALKYDGGRVVANRPVKWTGAPVYSFGEDERGEQYLLTATTNGRGIFVLSK; the protein is encoded by the coding sequence ATGACGCGACCTCTCCTCCTGGCCGCCCTCCTCCTGGGGCCGGCCGCGCCCGCCCTCGCGCAACAGCCCCGGCCCATCGCCGAGGGGATGAAAAACCCCGAGTCCGTCGTCGTGCTGCCAGACGGCAAGACGTTCGTCACCGAGATCGGCGAGTTCGGCAAGGACGGCGACGGCAAGGTCAGCCAGGTCGTGAACGGCAAGGTCACGCCGTTCGTGGGCGGGCTCGACGACCCGAAGGGGATCGCGTTCTTCGCCAAGTGGCTGTTCGTCACCGACAACACGCGCGTGCTGCGGATCGACGTGGCCAGCAAGAAGCTCGACATCTTCGCCCCCGCCAACGCCTTCCCGGTGCAGCCGCAGTTCCTCAACGACATCGTGGTCGATCCGGAGAGCGGCATGGTGTACGTCTCCGACTCCGGCGACCGCAAGGGCGGCGGCGGGGCCGTGTACCGGATCACCCCGCAGGGGCTCGTGAGTACCGTCGTCAACACCGACACCCTGAAGGGGCTCAACATCCCCAACGGCCTCGCGATGGACGGCGCGTCGAACCTCATCCTCGCCGACTTCGGCGCCGGCAACCTCTACCGCGTGAAGCTGAGCACCGGCGCCAGCGAGAAGATCGCCGACGGCATCGACGGGGCCGACGGCCTCGCCTGGGACTATTTCGGCCGCCTGTTCGTGAGCAGCTGGAAGGCCGGCACCGTTCACGTGATCCCGAAGCCGGGCGACGCGCCGGTGCTGCTGGCGAAGGGCTTCGACAGCGCGGCCGACGTCTGCATGAGCGCCGACCGCAAGGAGATTCTCGTGCCCGACATGAAGGCCGGAAAGCTGCTCGCACTGAAGGCCGAGGTGCCCGGCGCCCCGGTGGACGAGAGCCCGGCCCCGGCCGCGTTCCAGCCGGCGTTCCCCGACCTCAAGTTCACCGGCTGGGAGCCCGTCAGCGACACCGGCAAGGCGAACCAGCTCCGCCTCATCCTCCTCACCCACGCCGGCGACGGCTCCAACCGCCTGTTCGTGCCGACGCAGCAGGGCGTCATCCACGTCTTCCCGAACGACCCGGCGGCGGCCAAGCAGACGAAGGTGTTCCTCGACATCACCGACCGCGTGAAGTACGCCGACAACACGAACGAGGAGGGCTTCCTCGGCCTGGCCTTCCCGCCGAACTACAAGCAGAGCGGCGAGTTCTTCGTCTTCTACACGCCGAAGGGCGGGAAGATGCGGAACATCGTCTCGCGGTTCCGCGTGAGCAAGGACGACCCGAACCGCGCCGACCCGGCGTCGGAGGAAATCCTGCTGACGTTCGAGAAGCCGTTCTGGAACCACGACGGCGGCACCATCTGCTTCGGCCCGGACGGCATGCTGTACGTGTTCCACGGCGACGGCGGGGCCGGCAACGACCTGCACGACAACGCCCAGAACCTGAAGTCGGTCCTCGGCAAGATTCTTCGCATCGACATCACCAAGAAGGACGCCGGCCTCCCCTACGCCATCCCGGCCGACAACCCGTTCGTGGGCAAGGCCGACGCCCGCGGCGAGGTGTGGGCCTACGGCCTCCGCAACGTCTGGCGGATGGGCTTCGACCGCAAGACCGGCGAGCTGTGGGCCGCGGACGTGGGGCAGAACCTGTACGAGGAGATCAACATCATCAAGAAGGGCGGCAACTACGGCTGGAACCGCCGCGAGGCGTTCCACCCGTTCGGCGGCCGCGGCGTGGGGAACAACAAGGACATGATCGACCCGGTGTGGGAGTACCACCACGACATCGGCAAGTCGATCACCGGCGGCACGGTGTACCGCGGCACGAAGGCGCCGGAGTTGGACGGCCACTACCTGTACGCCGACTACGTGAGCGGCCGGGTGTGGGCGCTGAAGTACGACGGTGGCCGGGTGGTGGCGAACCGGCCGGTGAAGTGGACGGGGGCGCCGGTGTACTCGTTCGGCGAGGACGAGCGCGGCGAGCAGTACCTGCTGACCGCGACGACGAACGGCCGCGGCATCTTCGTGCTAAGCAAGTGA
- the ispH gene encoding 4-hydroxy-3-methylbut-2-enyl diphosphate reductase, whose amino-acid sequence MKIILANPRGFCAGVNMAIESLEKALALYGAPLYVYHEIVHNRPIVEQFRGRGVVFVDDISEVPNGGTVLYSAHGVSPAIRDASKARNLRAIDATCPLVTKVHMEAIKFAREGYTIVLIGHEGHDEVLGTMGEAPHAMVLVEDEADVAALTLPADAKLAFLTQTTLSVDEARVVIDAIRKKYPQVVGPNKDDICYATQNRQEAVRTLVPEADVVLVLGSRNSSNSQRLAEIAAATGRRAYLVDRVGELQDDWFNPSDTVLVTAGASAPEEHVMACVDHLRAKFGAEVESRVVREEHVSFPLPRELRVLA is encoded by the coding sequence ATGAAGATCATCCTGGCGAACCCGCGGGGGTTTTGCGCCGGCGTCAACATGGCGATCGAGAGCCTGGAGAAGGCGCTGGCGCTGTACGGAGCGCCGCTGTACGTCTACCACGAGATCGTCCACAACCGGCCGATCGTCGAGCAGTTCCGCGGCCGCGGCGTCGTGTTCGTGGACGACATCTCCGAGGTGCCCAACGGCGGCACCGTCCTGTACAGCGCCCACGGCGTCAGCCCGGCCATCCGCGACGCCTCGAAGGCGCGCAACCTCCGCGCCATCGACGCCACCTGCCCGCTGGTGACGAAGGTCCACATGGAGGCGATCAAGTTCGCCCGGGAGGGCTACACGATCGTGCTGATCGGCCACGAGGGGCACGACGAGGTGCTGGGGACGATGGGCGAGGCGCCGCACGCGATGGTGCTGGTCGAGGACGAGGCCGACGTGGCGGCGCTGACGCTTCCCGCTGACGCGAAGCTGGCCTTCCTGACGCAAACGACGCTGAGCGTGGACGAGGCCCGGGTGGTGATCGACGCGATCCGCAAGAAGTACCCGCAGGTGGTGGGGCCGAACAAGGACGACATCTGCTACGCGACGCAGAACCGGCAAGAAGCCGTGCGGACGCTGGTGCCGGAGGCGGACGTGGTGCTGGTACTGGGGAGCCGGAACAGCTCGAACAGCCAGCGGCTGGCCGAGATCGCCGCCGCGACCGGCCGCCGGGCGTACCTGGTGGACCGCGTGGGCGAGTTGCAAGACGACTGGTTCAACCCGTCGGACACGGTGCTGGTGACGGCGGGCGCGAGCGCCCCGGAGGAGCACGTGATGGCGTGCGTGGACCACCTGCGGGCGAAGTTCGGCGCCGAGGTGGAGTCGCGGGTGGTGCGCGAGGAGCACGTGAGCTTCCCGCTCCCGCGCGAACTGCGGGTGCTGGCGTGA
- a CDS encoding Uma2 family endonuclease translates to MAIATLKLGPADHGRELELDEYEAADYEPGHKYEIIDGRLYVSPEANFAEHILEHWLRRKVERYADDNPEVLNHVAQKTRVFVHRRKKATVPEPDLAAYQGLDLSQDFRDIHWRDLGPVLVAEVLVEGDEHKDLERNVGLYFDVPSVREYWVIDGRDDPNRPSLIQHRRYGGRWVVRTHPAGATFTTKLLPGFALVLDPRA, encoded by the coding sequence ATGGCGATTGCGACGCTGAAGCTCGGTCCGGCCGACCACGGCCGCGAACTGGAGCTCGACGAGTACGAGGCCGCGGATTACGAGCCGGGGCACAAGTACGAGATTATCGACGGGAGGCTGTACGTGTCGCCCGAGGCCAACTTCGCCGAGCACATTCTCGAGCACTGGCTGCGCCGCAAGGTGGAGCGGTATGCCGACGACAACCCAGAGGTGTTGAACCACGTCGCCCAGAAGACGCGGGTGTTCGTCCACCGGCGGAAGAAGGCGACAGTGCCCGAGCCCGACCTGGCGGCGTACCAGGGGCTCGACCTGTCGCAAGACTTCCGCGACATCCACTGGCGCGACCTCGGCCCGGTGCTGGTCGCCGAGGTGCTGGTCGAGGGCGACGAGCACAAGGACCTGGAGCGGAACGTCGGCCTGTACTTCGACGTGCCGTCGGTCCGCGAGTACTGGGTGATCGACGGCCGCGACGACCCGAACCGGCCGTCGTTGATCCAGCACCGTCGGTACGGCGGCCGGTGGGTGGTGCGTACGCACCCGGCCGGCGCCACGTTCACGACCAAGCTCCTCCCCGGCTTCGCCCTCGTCCTCGACCCCCGGGCCTGA
- a CDS encoding Gfo/Idh/MocA family protein produces MSEPLSLNYLPTLPRRRDWRIGCAGAGFIMRDCHLVAYANAGFNPVAVASRKVETAREVAAARGVPTVHATLDDLLRDDGVEILDVAVPPDAQPDLIRRAVELGRGRLRGILTQKPLALSVRDARDLVECCAAAGIVLAVNQNMRFDQSVRAAKDALARGLIGEPVLATIDMRAVPHWMPWAEGLPSLSTFVMSIHHLDTFRYWLGTPDRVLASTRPDPRTRFPHRDGINLTILEYDHGPRASAWDDVWAGPKAAADDHPHAIRWRVEGTAGLMHGTIGWPRYPAREPSTLDLWSELVPGGWHRPRWPEVWFPDAFVGTMAQLLVAVEDGTEPEIGGRDNVETIALCEAVFAAATEHRVVEMMKGEG; encoded by the coding sequence ATGAGCGAACCCCTCTCCCTCAACTACCTCCCCACCCTGCCCCGCCGCCGCGACTGGCGCATCGGCTGCGCCGGCGCCGGTTTCATCATGCGCGACTGCCACCTCGTCGCGTACGCCAACGCCGGGTTCAACCCCGTCGCCGTCGCGTCGCGAAAGGTCGAGACGGCCCGCGAGGTCGCGGCGGCGCGCGGCGTCCCCACTGTCCATGCCACCCTCGACGACCTGCTGCGCGACGACGGCGTCGAAATCCTCGACGTGGCCGTGCCGCCGGACGCCCAGCCGGACCTCATCCGCCGCGCCGTTGAGCTCGGCCGCGGTCGCCTCCGTGGCATCCTAACGCAGAAGCCGCTGGCGCTGTCCGTCCGCGACGCCCGCGACCTCGTCGAGTGCTGCGCCGCCGCGGGCATCGTGCTCGCGGTGAACCAGAACATGCGCTTCGACCAGAGCGTGCGTGCCGCGAAGGACGCGCTCGCCCGCGGTCTGATCGGCGAGCCGGTGCTGGCGACGATCGACATGCGGGCGGTGCCGCACTGGATGCCGTGGGCGGAGGGGCTGCCGAGCCTGTCCACGTTCGTGATGAGCATCCACCACCTCGACACGTTCCGCTACTGGCTCGGTACCCCCGACCGCGTCCTCGCCAGCACCCGCCCCGATCCGCGCACCCGCTTCCCCCACCGCGACGGCATCAACCTGACCATCCTCGAATACGACCACGGCCCGCGGGCGAGTGCCTGGGACGACGTGTGGGCCGGCCCGAAGGCCGCAGCCGACGACCACCCGCACGCGATTCGCTGGCGCGTCGAAGGCACCGCGGGGCTGATGCACGGCACGATCGGCTGGCCGCGCTACCCGGCGCGCGAGCCGAGCACGCTCGACCTGTGGAGCGAACTCGTTCCCGGCGGGTGGCACCGGCCGCGCTGGCCCGAGGTGTGGTTCCCCGACGCCTTCGTCGGCACGATGGCGCAGCTGCTCGTCGCGGTCGAGGACGGCACCGAGCCGGAGATCGGCGGCCGCGACAACGTCGAGACGATCGCGCTGTGCGAGGCCGTGTTCGCCGCCGCGACCGAACACCGCGTCGTGGAAATGATGAAGGGTGAAGGATGA
- a CDS encoding PVC-type heme-binding CxxCH protein: MNRWPVAVLALLAPFALAADPAPGPLPAEQAAKQSVLPDGFRMSVFAAEPLVTQPVSFCLDHRGRVWVAEALNYGAWQPTGKDRVAILEDTDGDGRADKRTVVCDNFNYITGVEVGFGGVWVMSPPGLYFVPIRDDKPSGPPQLVLDGFGYKESRHNLANGFTWGPDGWLYGGHGRTSPSDVGAPGTPAKDRIHCDGGVYRVHPITKKFEVFADGTTNPWGVDFDDYGQCFVSNCVNPHLFHMIPGGHYEPWRNRPSSQYAYERLPTIADHLHYPGGDIRGTVGKAETLAMGGGHAHCGTLVYLGDAFPKPFRNTVLTCNVHGRRVNNDILKRKGSGYVASHGKDLMVSADPWFMGVTLRLDPGGSVLLSDWSDTGECHTYKPDMKTGRIYRISHGEPKLPNVDLSKLSDKELVELQTHPNEWQVRTARRLLQERSTGWTDLKREAVRRSLFSAGRNHPEVTRRLRALWTLHAIGEHSPVTLTDLLADPAEHVRGWAVRLLCEARDPRVDQLVVRATVDPSPVVRLELAAALQRLRTDQRWSLALALLARAEDATDANLPLMIWYGFEPLVPADPERALDVAAKGQIPLVRQFAARRFLDHAATVGAKADLSPLAKVLAEAPPAAVPDLLRGAREGIKGRRNLPMPAGWPAVYAKLRDHADNQVRDNAVSLALAFGDPRAVTDLRALAADQAAPPADRAGAVESLVGVKAADLAPLLFDLLPDPATRRAAVRGLAAYPHPDTAAKVLAAYPRFDAGDKADAVATLAARRDTALSLLGAVEAKRVPRADVSAFAARQMFALNDAAVRDRLKQVWGEVRPTAGKPEVLAKYRAMLTPAYLRSADAASGKAVYARTCQACHKLNGQGTDIGPNLNGVNRGNLDYWLTNLTDPGAEVGKDYRMSVVRTVDGRVVSGIVVERSAARVVVQTATERVTLAADDVEGVADSPLSLMPEGQLDALRREDVRDLIAYLMGG, from the coding sequence ATGAACCGCTGGCCCGTCGCCGTTCTCGCGCTGCTGGCGCCCTTCGCCCTCGCCGCCGACCCCGCCCCCGGCCCGCTCCCCGCCGAGCAGGCGGCGAAGCAATCGGTCCTCCCCGACGGCTTCCGCATGTCCGTGTTCGCGGCCGAGCCGCTGGTCACGCAGCCGGTGTCGTTCTGCCTCGACCACCGCGGCCGGGTGTGGGTCGCCGAGGCGCTCAACTACGGGGCGTGGCAACCCACCGGCAAGGACCGCGTCGCGATCCTCGAAGACACCGACGGCGACGGCCGCGCCGACAAGCGCACCGTCGTCTGCGACAACTTCAACTACATCACCGGCGTCGAGGTCGGCTTCGGCGGCGTGTGGGTCATGTCGCCCCCCGGGCTTTACTTCGTGCCGATTCGCGACGACAAACCGAGCGGCCCGCCGCAACTGGTGCTGGACGGGTTCGGCTACAAGGAGAGCCGGCACAATCTGGCGAACGGCTTCACCTGGGGGCCGGACGGCTGGCTGTACGGCGGTCACGGTCGCACCAGCCCGTCCGACGTTGGCGCGCCCGGCACCCCCGCGAAGGACCGCATCCACTGCGACGGCGGCGTCTACCGCGTGCATCCAATCACGAAGAAGTTCGAGGTGTTCGCCGACGGCACGACGAACCCGTGGGGCGTGGACTTCGACGACTACGGCCAGTGCTTCGTTTCCAATTGTGTGAACCCGCACCTGTTCCACATGATCCCCGGCGGGCACTACGAGCCGTGGCGGAACCGGCCGAGCAGCCAGTACGCCTACGAGCGCCTGCCGACGATCGCCGACCACCTGCACTACCCCGGCGGCGACATCCGCGGCACCGTCGGCAAGGCCGAGACGCTGGCGATGGGCGGCGGCCACGCCCACTGCGGCACGCTGGTGTACCTCGGCGACGCGTTCCCGAAGCCGTTCCGCAACACCGTGCTGACGTGCAACGTCCACGGCCGCCGCGTCAACAACGACATCCTGAAGCGGAAGGGGTCCGGCTACGTGGCGTCGCACGGCAAGGACTTGATGGTGTCGGCCGACCCGTGGTTCATGGGCGTAACGTTGCGCCTCGACCCCGGCGGCAGCGTGCTCCTGTCCGACTGGTCCGACACCGGCGAGTGCCACACGTACAAGCCGGACATGAAGACGGGCCGCATCTACCGCATCAGCCACGGCGAGCCGAAGCTGCCGAATGTGGATCTGTCGAAGTTGAGCGACAAGGAACTGGTGGAGCTCCAAACGCACCCGAACGAGTGGCAGGTGCGGACGGCCCGGCGGCTGCTCCAGGAGCGCTCGACGGGGTGGACGGATCTGAAGCGGGAGGCCGTCCGACGCTCGCTGTTCAGTGCCGGCCGCAACCACCCCGAGGTCACCCGTCGGTTGCGGGCGCTGTGGACACTCCACGCGATCGGCGAGCACTCCCCCGTGACGCTAACGGATCTCCTCGCCGACCCGGCCGAACACGTCCGTGGGTGGGCCGTTCGGCTCCTGTGCGAGGCACGCGACCCGCGTGTCGACCAACTCGTGGTCCGGGCGACTGTCGATCCGTCGCCCGTCGTCCGGCTCGAACTCGCGGCCGCCCTTCAGCGGCTGCGTACGGATCAGCGATGGAGCCTTGCCCTGGCGCTGCTCGCGCGCGCCGAGGACGCCACCGACGCGAACCTGCCGCTGATGATCTGGTACGGCTTCGAGCCGCTCGTTCCCGCGGACCCGGAGCGGGCGCTGGACGTGGCCGCGAAGGGGCAAATCCCCCTCGTCCGGCAGTTCGCCGCGCGGCGGTTCCTCGATCACGCCGCGACCGTCGGGGCGAAGGCCGACCTGTCCCCGCTGGCGAAGGTGCTCGCCGAGGCGCCGCCGGCCGCAGTGCCGGACCTGCTCCGCGGCGCCCGCGAGGGGATCAAGGGGCGCCGCAACCTGCCGATGCCCGCGGGATGGCCCGCGGTGTACGCCAAACTCCGCGACCACGCCGACAACCAGGTGCGTGACAACGCGGTGTCGCTGGCGCTGGCGTTCGGCGACCCGCGCGCCGTCACCGACCTGCGCGCCCTCGCCGCGGACCAGGCGGCGCCGCCGGCCGACCGCGCCGGGGCGGTCGAATCGCTCGTCGGGGTGAAGGCCGCGGACCTGGCGCCGCTACTGTTCGACCTGCTGCCGGACCCCGCCACCCGCCGCGCCGCCGTCCGCGGGCTCGCGGCGTACCCGCACCCCGACACCGCCGCGAAGGTGCTGGCCGCGTACCCGCGCTTCGACGCCGGCGACAAGGCCGACGCCGTCGCCACCCTCGCGGCGCGGCGTGACACCGCGCTGTCACTGCTGGGGGCGGTGGAGGCGAAGCGGGTGCCGCGGGCGGACGTGTCGGCGTTCGCCGCCCGCCAGATGTTCGCGCTGAACGACGCCGCCGTGCGCGACCGGCTGAAGCAGGTGTGGGGCGAGGTGCGGCCGACGGCCGGGAAGCCGGAGGTGCTGGCGAAGTACCGGGCGATGCTGACGCCGGCGTACCTCCGCAGCGCGGACGCGGCCAGCGGCAAGGCGGTGTACGCGCGGACGTGCCAGGCGTGCCACAAGTTGAACGGTCAGGGCACGGACATCGGCCCGAACCTGAACGGCGTCAACCGCGGCAACCTCGACTACTGGCTGACGAACCTCACCGACCCCGGCGCGGAGGTGGGGAAGGACTACCGCATGTCGGTGGTGCGGACCGTGGACGGCCGCGTGGTGTCGGGCATCGTCGTGGAGCGGAGCGCGGCCCGGGTGGTGGTGCAGACCGCCACGGAGCGGGTGACGCTGGCCGCGGACGACGTGGAGGGCGTGGCGGATTCGCCGCTGTCGCTGATGCCCGAGGGGCAACTCGACGCGCTGCGGCGCGAGGACGTGCGCGACCTGATCGCGTACTTGATGGGCGGGTAG
- a CDS encoding AAA family ATPase, translated as MLVAMAGLPGTGKSALAARLAAVLGGVVIGKDEVRAALFPGAALDYSAEQDDIAMQAVFAAAVHLRRTQPGRAVFLDGRTFSKARQVAALLALGEPVRVIECVCPPDVARARIAADRAHLAGNRTPDLHDRSRANAEPLTVPRLTLDTAALTLDECERRARVYLGGKQD; from the coding sequence ATGCTCGTGGCGATGGCGGGCCTGCCGGGCACCGGGAAGAGTGCGCTGGCCGCCCGGCTGGCGGCGGTGCTGGGCGGCGTCGTGATCGGCAAGGACGAGGTGCGGGCGGCGCTGTTCCCCGGCGCGGCTCTCGACTACTCCGCGGAGCAGGACGACATCGCCATGCAGGCGGTGTTCGCCGCCGCGGTCCACCTCCGGCGCACGCAACCGGGCCGGGCGGTGTTTCTCGACGGCCGTACGTTCTCGAAGGCGCGGCAGGTGGCGGCCCTGCTGGCGCTCGGCGAGCCGGTGCGGGTGATCGAGTGCGTGTGCCCGCCGGACGTGGCGCGGGCGCGGATCGCGGCGGACCGGGCGCACCTCGCGGGGAACCGCACGCCGGATTTGCACGACCGCTCGCGGGCGAATGCCGAGCCGCTGACGGTGCCGCGGCTCACGCTCGACACGGCGGCGCTGACACTGGACGAGTGCGAGCGGCGGGCGCGGGTGTATTTAGGCGGGAAGCAGGATTAA